The genomic segment AAGCGCCAGTTCCTCGCCCGCTCGGGTGAAGCTCAGGTGCCGCGCCGCGGCCTCGAACGTGTGCAGCAGGTCGAGCCGAAGCTGGCGCGACCGCGGCTCGGCCCGCGGGCCGGGAGCCGGAGCTTTGACATTCGCTACCTGCATGCGAGTCATGCCGAATCACCATTGGTGTTGAGAGGACCCGGTCAGTATATTCATCCGCGAGTTGCATGCGAGGTGAACATGAAGATCGACAATCCCGGACGGTTCGCGATGCTGCGGCGGACCCTGCTCGAACTGCCGCGAGGCGAACTGCAGGTCGGCTGCTCGTCCGGCAGCCTGTGGCTCACGCTGGACCACGACCCGCGCGACATCGTGCTCGAAGCGGGCGAGCGGATCAGCCTGGACGGTGCACGCCGGGTGCTGGCGTATGCGCTGGAAGACGCGGTGCTCGAGGTGATGCCGTCGCGCGTCCCCGTCGAAGCGCGCGGATCCGTCTGGCTGCGTCCCGCACTGCAGGCCGCGTGAGGACGCGGCCGGCTAGTCCGGCTTGCGCGGGGCCGGCAGCGGCACCATCACCGGCTGGCCCGGCGTGGTGCAGCCCGTGTCGCAGCAGCGCCCGGGCTGCCGGTTCTTCGTGATCGCGCGGCCTTCCTGCGCGAGCACGCCGCGTTCGAGCAGGCGCTCGACGAGGTCGACCTTGTTGCCCACCGGATAGTTGCGCCAGATCTCCTGCTTCATCGCCGCGGGCGAACCGCCGCCATGCAGGCTGATCAGCGAATACCAGCCGCCCTGGTAGGACGCGGTGAGGTCCTCGAGGAAACGCGCCACCTCGATCCGTTTGTCGTACGGCACGGAAGGATTCGCGCGCAACACCTCGGTCAGCGTTGCGCCGGTCGCCGGGTTGTGGTCCTCGTCCGGGCCGGGCAGGGCCACGATCAGGCCGCCCGAGACCTCGTGCGCCAGCCGGTGCATGTCGTAGATCTGCGTGGCCAGCAGCAGCTTGCCGATGTTGGCGAACACCGGCTCGGGCATGAACGAGCCGCTGTGCGGGTCCTGCGTGCCGTACACGCTGGCCGCGACGCCGCAGGCGAAGAAGCCTTCGGTGATCTTGATCAGCTCGACCATGGGCTCGCGCAGGTTGGACTTCTCGCCGGGGTCGAAGCCGTTGGCCTCGCACATGAGCGCGCCGGCGCCGATCAGCAGGTCGCCGAAGCCCGCGCGCGCCGCGATGCAGCTGTGGCGGTGGTGCGTGGCGTAGCTGTAGGTGAGCACCTGGCTGTGCTCCCATTCGCCTTCGTAGAAGACGCGCTCCCAGGGCACGAAGACGCGATCGAACACGACGACCGCCGTCGATTGCCCGTACCGGCGCGAGAAGTGGGCGCTGCCATGTTCCAGCTTCTCGCCCGGCCGGCCCGCGGGGCGCGAGACGATGGTGATGCCGTTGGCGTCGACCGGGACCGCGCAGCAGACGGCGAAGTCGCGGTCGGCCTCGGTCATGTTGCGGCTGGGCATGACCAGGAACTCGTGCATGTAGGGCGCGCCGGTGACGATGGCCTTGGTGCCGCTGATCACGATGCCCCTGGCATTGCGCTCGACCACGTGCACGTAGGTGTCGGGATTGGCCTGCTGGTGCGGTCGCTTGCTGCGGTCGCCCTTGGCGTCCGTCATCGCGATGCCCAGCGTCAGGTCCTCGTCCTGGAAGCGCTCCAGGTAGGCCTGGAAACGCGAGCGGTGCTCGTTGCCGACGCGCGCGTCGTCGATGTGCGCGGTGACCTGTGCCAGCGCATTGAGCGCGTCGTGCGCGAGGTAGCGCTGCGCGCAGCCCGTCTCCTGGCACAGCAGCCGCACCGCTTCCAGCTTGTTCAGCAGGTCGCCCGCCGAATCGTTGACGTGCAGCATGCGGTTGACCACGCGGTTGCGCGAAGCCTGCGTGGCCAGCGCGACCGGCGCGTAGTCCGCATTGCGCGCGAAGTCGTACGTGTAGGCCAAGGCGTTCACGCCGGGCTGCAGCGCGGGATCGTCCGCCACGCTCTCCACCAGGCGGCCGTCGACGTACACGGTGGGCTTGAGGCGCCGCAGCGATTCGCGGTAGTCGTCGCCGCTCATCAGCGGGGCCTGGGTGGGGGCGGTGTCGGAGATGTTCATGGCGCACGCTCCTGGAAGCTTGGGCGTCATTTAAGCACCGCCTGCAGCGAAGGCGGGGGCCCAATGAGCTTCGAGCAAGAGCCAGCGCCTGTGCGTGCCCTCACGCCAGCCCTCTCCCGGAGGAGGGGGCAAGCAAGACTAGTGCGCGGACACCGGAGCCAGCGGCAACCGGAAACTGAACGTCGATCCCCGCCCCGGCCCTTCGCTTTGCGCCTTCATGCTGCCGCCGTGCATCTGCACCAGCGCGCGCGCCAGCGCGAGCCCGACGCCCAGGCCGCTGTCCCCGGCGTGGTCGCCGTCGCCCTGTGCGAACAGCTCGAAGATGCGATCGAGCTCGTGCGGCGCGATGCCGCGTCCGTTGTCCTGCACGGCCACTTCGACGGCATTGCCGGTGCGCCGGGCGCTCACGCTGATCTGGCCGCCCTCGGGCGTGTACTTGGCGGCGTTGACCAGCAGGTTCTGGAGCACCTGCGCGAGGCGCGTGGAATCGCCGTCGACCAGCAGGTGCTCGGAGGGGCCCACCTGCTCCAGCTGGTGGCGGCGCGCCTCGATCAGCGGCCGGGCCGTCTCGATGCTGCGCGCCACGACGTCGCCGATGTCGACCAGTTCGTGCCGCAGCTTGATCTTCCCCGTGGCCAGGCGCGAGACGTCGAGCAGGTCGTCGACCAGCCGCGTGAGCTGCGCCGCCTGCCGGTCGATGATGTCGCGCAGCTTGCGCACCTGCTCGGGCACCTGCGCGTCGATCTTCTGCAGGATCGTCACGGCGTTGCGGATCGGCGCCAGCGGGTTGCGCAATTCGTGCGCCAGCATCGCCAGGAATTCGTTGGTGCGCTGGGTGGATTGCTCCATCTCCTCCAGTCGCCGCTGCAGGGAGAGGTCCTGCGTCACCTTGGCGAAGCCCACCAGCTCGCCATCGCGGCCATAAACCGTCCGCACCACCACCTTGCCCCAGAAGCGGCTGCCGTCCTTGCGGATGCGCCAGCCCTCGTCCTCGAACACGCCGTGGTTGCGAGCCTGCTCCAGCTCGCGGGCGGGCTTGCCGGCGCGCCGGTCTTCGAGCGAAAAGAACACGCTGAAGTGCTTGCCGACGATCTCGCTGCCGGTGTAGCCGTTGATCAATTCGGCCCCGCGGTTCCAGCTCTGGATTCGGCCTTCGGCGTCGAGCATGAAGACCGCGTGGTCCGAGATGCTGTCGACCAGCAGCCGCAGGCGCTCCTCGCTGGCGGTGAGCTCCTCTTCATGGCGGCGCCGCTCGGTCAGGTCGCGCGTCACCTTGGCGAAGCCGGCCAGCTCGCCCGTCGTGGGGTCGTGCAGCGCCGTGATCACCACGTTGGCCCAGAAGCGGGTGCCGTCCTTGCGCACGCGCCAGCCCTCGTCCTCGAAGCGCCCTCCGGCGATCGCGCGGCGCAGCTCCTCGTCGGGCCAGCCGCGCGCCACCGCGTCAGGCGGGTAGAAGATGGAGAAGTGACGGCCGAGGATCTCCTCGCGCGTCCAGCCCTTGAGCTTCTGGGCGCCGCTGTTCCAGGAGACGATCCGGCCGTCCGGGTCGAGCAGGAAGATGCCGTAGTCGACCACGGCCTCGACCAGCAGCTGCAGCCGCTGGTCGATGGAAGCCGAAGAGGGGTTGGTTTCGTTCAAATCCATTGACGCGTGAACGACCGGATTATGCGGCGCGGATGTGAATGGCTGAGCTCTACCGCAGATTTGTCGGCTTCGCCCCGGTTCAAGCGACGCCGCCGTCCTACGCCTCATCAGCTTGCGCACGGCGAGCATGCACGCTCGCAGGACAGCCATGAAGGAAGAGCGCATCGACGAGACCGCCCCCGCCGTCGACCCGGTCGAGGCGGCGCGCTCGGCCGGGCTTGCGTATGTCACGGATGAGGAGCCCGGCCTGCGACGCGAAGCAGTGCGCGACGGCTTCACCTACCTGCGGCCGAACGGCTCCGAGGTGCGCGACGAGCAGACGCTCCAACGCATCCGCAAGCTGGCCATCCCTCCGGCCTGGACCGAGGTGTGGATCTGCCCATCCGCCGACGGCCACCTGCAGGCCACCGGCCGCGATGCCCGCGGCCGCAAGCAGTACCGCTACCACCCGCGTTTCCGCGAGGTCCGCGAGGAGACCAAGTACGAGCACATGCTCGAGTTCGCCCGGGCGCTGCCCGCGTTGCGCGAACGCGTGGCCGGGCACATGGGCCTGCGCGGCCTGCCGCGCGAGAAGGTGCTCGCGACCGTGGTGCACCTGCTGGAAACCACGCTGATCCGCGTCGGCAACGACGACTACGCGCGCGACAACAAGAGCTATGGGCTGACCACGCTGCGCGACAAGCACGTGTCGATCGAAGGCGGCCAGCTCCGCTTCGAGTTCAAGGGCAAGAGCGGCAAGACGTGGCGCCTGCAGGTGCAGAACCGGCGGGTCGCCAAGGTGGTGCGGGCCTGCCAGGAACTGCCGGGCCAGCGCCTGTTCCAGTACCACGACGACGAAGGCGAGCTGCGCGAGGTGACCTCCTCGGACGTCAACGCCTACCTTCGCGAGATCACGGGCCGCGACATCACGGCCAAGGACTTCCGCACCTGGGCCGGCACCGTCATGGCCGCCCTGGCCCTGCAGGAAGTGGAACGGGTGGACACCCAGGCCGCGATGAAGAAGAACGTTCGCACTGCGGTCGAGCGCGTCGCGGCACGGCTGGGCAACACCCCGGCGATATGCCGCAAGTGCTACGTGCATCCCGAGGTGTTCGCGGCCTATGCCGAAGGCGAGCTGTTGCTGGAGATCGAGCGGCGCGCCGAACGGGAGCTGCGCGACCAGGCGGCACTGCGCCCTGAAGAGTCGGCCGTGCTGGCGCTGCTGCAGAGCCGGCTCGAGCGCACGCTGGAAGGGCAGCTCGGCAGGAGCCTGGTTGCGCTCAACGAGAAAAAGAAGAAGCAGGCGCGTCCGCGAAAGACCCGCCGCGTTGCGGCCGAAACCGCGCACTGAAACGATGACATGCTGATGACCACGCGCCGCCGTTTCGCGCCGTCACCACGGCGACGGATTCTTACGTGCGAACGAGCGACCTTCCCACGAGGTTTTTTTGTCGTTGGCTTGGCGCGCAAGCCGAGCCTTTGTTAATCTGCCTCGGCCGCTGCTGCGGCCCAGGGAGGCGACACGATGGTCCCCGCATCCGACCCGACCGGATCGCGCTTCGACGCGATCACGCGGGCGCTTGCGCACATCGCGTGGATCACGGACGCGGAGGGCCACTTCACCGCCCCGCAGCCGACCTGGTCCGCCTACACCGGCCAGCCGTGGGAAGAGCACCAGGCGCTGGGCTGGCAGAAGGCGATCCATCCTGACGACCTGCAGGCGATGTGGCAGGGCTGGCTCTCCGCACGGGCCAACCGGTCGCTCTTCATCGCCGAAGGCCGCATGTGGCACGCACCGACCGGCCGCTGGCGGTTCTTCGAAGTGCGCGCCGTTCCCAACACCGACGAGCAGGGCGAGATCCGCCAATGGATCGGCACCTGCATCGACGTGCACGACCGCCGCACCGCCGAGCAGGCCATGCGCGTGGCGGATCGCCGCAAGGATGAATTCATGGCCGTGCTGGCGCACGAGTTGCGCAATCCGCTCGCGCCCATCCGCAATGCCGTGCACGTGCTCAAGGTCTGCCGTGACGACGATGCCCGCTCGGCCTGGGCTCGCAGCATCATCGAACGGCAGGTCGACCAGATGTCGAGGCTGCTCGAAGACCTGCTGGACGTGACGCGCATCGCCCGCGGCAAGCTGGAAGTGCGGCGCGAGCGGGTGGACCTGAACGAATCGCTCGAACGCGCCATCGAGACCAGCCGCCCGATCCTGGATGCGCACGGCCACCGCTTCCACGCGCAGCTGCCGCAGGAGCCGATGCTGGTCGAGGGCGACGCGCCGCGGCTGGCCCAGGTGTTCGCCAACCTGCTGAACAACGCGGCCAAGTACACCGACCGCGGCGGCGAGGTCGGCCTGCTCGCCGGGGTCGAGGACGGCCAGGCCGTGGTGCGGGTGCGCGACAACGGCATGGGCATCGAAGCCTCGATGCTGCCGCACCTGTTCCGCATGTACTCGCAGGCCGGGCCGGCGCGCGAGCGGGCGCAGGGCGGCCTGGGCATCGGCTTGTCGCTGGTGCGCGGCCTGGTGGAGATGCAGGGCGGCACGGTGGAAGCCAGGTCGGAAGGCCCCGGCCGCGGCAGCGAATTCATCGTGCGCCTGCCTCTGCTGCACGCCATCGCTCCTGCGCCGCGGCCGCCGGAGCGCGAGGCGTCGCCGGAGCGGCTGCGCGTGCTGGTGGCCGACGACAACCACGATGCCGCCCAGACGCTGGCCGTGCTGCTGGAGGTGATGGGGCACGAGGTTCGCGTCGCCGTCGACGGCCAGGAAGCGGTGGAAACCGCCTTCTCCTTCGCGCCCGACGTGGTGCTGCTGGACATCGGCATGCCGCGCATGGACGGCTACGCCGCCGCGCGGCGCATCCGCGAGAAGCTGCCCGGCACCATGCAGATCGCCATCACCGGGTGGGGCCGCCGCGAGGACATGCGCGAGGCCGCAGCCGCGGGCTTCGACCATCACCTGGTCAAGCCGGTGGACCCGGACCAGCTCGCACGCTTGCTGGCAACCGTGCAGCGGCCCAGCCCGGCCGACGCGCCGCACTAGACGCGCGCGCCTTCAGTCCACCACGAGCGGCTGGTACTGCGGATGCCGCTCGATGAAGGCGGCCACGAAGGAACAGGACGGCAGGACCTTGCGGCCCTCGCGCTGCGCTTCGTCCAGCGCGAACTTCACGATGCGCTCGCCGAAGCCGCGGCCCTGGTGTTCCGGCGCGACCTCGGTGTGGACCAGGTCCAGGCGGTCGCCGGATTCGCGGTAGTCGAGGAAGCCGACGACTTTTCCGCCGGCTTCGGCTTCGAAGCGCCGGCGGCCCGCGTTGCGGCGAACGGTGGGTTGCGTCACTGGGGCGGGATCTCGTGCGCGGCCGCCGCCGCCACCGCCTTTGGGGCGGGCACCGTCGGCACCTCGGGTTCGGCCTGCCGCGCGGGGATGGCCTCGGTCCAGTGCGTGACGTCCTCAGGGGTCATCGTGCTGGCCGGCGTGAGGCGCCCGTCGACGTAGCCCAGCTGTTCGATGTCGTGCAGGTACTGCTCGCGCGACAGCAGCGTGCCGGCGCAGATGTGCGGATCCTGCGCGGGGGGCTGGCGGATCTCCGTCGCCAGGCGGCTCATGAGTTCTTCCATCACCCACGCGGGAACATGGTGGCGTTCGCCCGGATAGATGAAGCCGAACAGCGTCAGGTGGGCCAGCAGCACGCGCCAGTTCCCGCCGAAGCGATCGAGCAGCGACGGCCAGTCCAGCCGCTCGGCGTTGACCTGCAGCAGGTGCGCGATGTCGGCGCCGTCGTAGCGCTCGCGCTCCATGATGAAGGCCTTCGAAAGGAGGCTGTCCTCCATGTTGGCCACGCGCACCGGCACGCCCAGCACGTCGGCTTCGGGGTTGTCGTGGAACCAGCGGCCGTCCACCGGCGTCACGCCGTTGCCCGAGTTGAAGATGAGGTCGATGAAGTCCTGGCCCGCGTAGACCTTGGCCAGCCAGTGCGGGTAGGTCAGCTCCGAACGCCAGCCCTCGGCCTGCATGAGCGCGGCCACGCGTTCGTAATCCTCCCGGCGGATGAACAGGTCCAGGTCCTTGGTGGACCGCCGGATCCCGGTGTAACAGGCGTGCGCGAAGGCGCCGCCCACGAGGAAGGGCACGCCTGCCTCGGTCAGCACGGTCAGGGCCCGGCGGTAGAACGCGGCGGTCTCGGGCAGGACCTCTTCCTCGAGGGAAGGCGCGAGCGGCGTGGTGCTCATTCGACTCCAGTTCCGGATGCTCCGGCGTTGGGGTCAGGTCAGCGTAACGGCCGGGCCCAGGGCCGCCACCGGCGCCGTGGCTCCAGCAAGCGTCGGCCTGCGCCTACAGATCGCGACGGCGGATGGACATGTCCCGCGCAAGCATGGCACGGCAGCATGTGCGGGTCTTCCAGCCCCTGCCTCGACCGCCGCGCCATTCATGCCCAAACCCAAATCCGCCAGCAGCATCCGCTTCGCCGCCGTCGGCGACATCCACGTCACCAAGGACCACGCGGGCACGCTGCGCGATTTCTTCGCCCAGGCCTCGGACGCCGCCGACGTGCTGCTGCTTTGCGGCGACCTCACCGACTACGGGACGGCGGAGGAGGCGAAGGTGCTGGCCGATGAACTGGGCAGCGTTTCGGTGCCGATCGTCGCCGTGCTGGGCAACCATGACCACGAAAGCGGCACGCCGGAGAAGGTCAGGGAGATCCTCACGCACGCCGGCGTGCGCGTGCTCGATGGCGAGGCCTGCGAGATCGAGGGCGTGGGCATCGCGGGCGCGAAGGGCTTCGCCGGCGGCTTCGGCCGCGGCTCGCTGGGTTCCTGGGGCGAGCCGGCGATCAAGCTGTTCGTCAAGGAAGCGCTGAACGAGGCCATGAAGCTGGAGGCCGCGCTCGCCAAGCTGCGCACGTCGCGGCGCATCGCCTTGCTGCACTACTCGCCGATCGCCGGCACCGTGCAGGGCGAGCCGCCGGAGATCTTTCCCTTCCTCGGCAGCAGCCGGCTGGAAGATCCCCTGCTGCGCTATCCGGTCGACGCGGTGTTCCACGGGCACGCGCACCGGGGCACGATCGAGGCCCGCACCGTCAATGGCGTCCCCGTCTACAACGTCGCGCGGCCGCTGCTGCTGCGCAAGCGGCCCGGGCAGGCGCCTTTCTGGCTGTTCGAGCTGCCTCGCGAGGAGGCGGCCGCCGCGGCGCCGGCCGAAGCCGCCACCACCACCTGATGCGAACCTCCAAGGAGCGTGAGATGAACAAGGACAAGCAACCGCGGCGTCCGAGCAAGGACCTGCCCGCGGACAAGCTGCACCCGGCCAGCGACATGGGCAAGCGCGCCAAGGGCGGCGACAAGTTCGCCAATCCCGGCCAGCCTCGCCGCATGAAGGGCAGCGACCAGGCCGGGGCGCCGGCCACGACCGGCACGGGCAAGAAAGCCCGCTGACGTCCTCCGTCAAGGGGCTTTGCGACCCGCCGCCAGCATGCCGGCCGTGAGCCCAAAGGCCGCAATGCGCGCCGGCAAGGGTTCGCCGCGGATGAGGGCGGCGCAAGCCTCGCCCATCGCGGGCGACGTCTGGATGCCGTAGCCGCCCTGGGCCGCCACCCAGAAGAAGCGCGGCGCCTGCTCGTCCCAGCCGCCCACCAGGTCGCCGTCGGGCACGAACGAGCGCAGGCCGGCCCAGGTGCGCGTGGGGCGGCGGATGGTCATCGTCGTCATGGTCTGGATGCGGTCGATCGCGATCGCGATGTCCAGCTCCTCCGGCTGCACGTCGTGCGGGTCCACCGGATCGACGTTGGCCGGCGAGCCGAGCAGCATCCCGGCATCGGGCTTGAAGTACCAGTCCTCGCCCGCGCCGGCCGTCAGCGGCCATCTCGAGACGTCCACGCCCGGCGGCGGCGCGAAGATGAAGGCCGAGCGGCGCTTCGGTTGCAGGCCGAGGGGCCGGGCGCCGGCGAGCTGCCCCAGCACATCGGCCCAGGCGCCGGCGGCGTTCACCAGCGCCGGCGCGCCGAAGGTGCCGGCAGCGGTCTCCACCGTCCAGGCGGTCCCGTCGTGCCGCAGGGCGCGCACCTCGGCGTCGGTCACGATGCGCCCGCCCGAGCGCCGCACGCCGCGCAGGTAGCCCTGGTGGATCGCATGCACGTCCATGTCGGCCGCATCGGGCTCATAGGCTGCCCCGACCACCATTTCCGGACGCAGCACCGGCGTGATCTCGCAAGCTTCCGCGGACGTGAGCAGGCGGCCATGCGGGGACAGCTGCCGCAGCACGTCCCAATGCGCCTGCAGCTGCGCCTCCTGGCCGTGGGTGGCGACGAACATCGCGCCGCGCGGCCCCAGCACCGGCTGGTCGGCGAAGCCGGGCGGCGGCGCTTCGAGGAAGGCGCGGCTGGCCATCGTCAGCGCGCGCACCTGCGCCGTGCCGTAGCTTTCCATGAAGAGCGCCGCCGAGCGCCCGGTCGAGTGGTAGCCGGGTTGCGACTCGCGCTCGAGCACAAGCACCCGCGCGTCCCTCGCGAGCCAGTACGCCACCGAGGCGCCGGCGATGCCGGCGCCCACCACGATGAAGTCCGCATGCAGGTCCATGGCCGGATGCTAGTGCAGCCGGCCCGGACCCGCCCGCAGGAGCGCGTCAGAGCGAGAGCAGCCTCTGGAAGAACGAGCGGTAACCGCGCAGGGCGACGCGCAGGTCTTCGGTGTTGGGCTGCGCGTCGTGCCCGAGCCCGGCCTCGAGGCGGGCTCGCTGGTCGGCGAAGCTCGCGGCCAGGCTCTTCATCACCTCGGCCACCAGTTCGTCGGCCTGCTGCACCGCGCGGCGCGGGTCGTCCACGAAGCCGATCTGCACCTGGTCCCAGCGGCCGCGGAAGTCCGCGGCGACCTGCGGCGGGAACAGCGCGGCGAGCTGCTCGGCGGCGCCGGGGCCCATCGCGCCCTCGGGGCGGGCGCGGGCGGTCTCGCCGTGCAACGCGTCGGGCGGTTGCTGCTCGCGCGGCTGCTGCATGGTCGTCGCATCCTGCGGCGGGCGTTGCTGCGGCATGCCTTGCGCAGGCATGCCGCCTTGCGGCGGCTGGCCCTCGGGCCGGCGCGCGCTGTCCTGTGTGGAGGCGGCGGCGCGGTCCGCCGGGACTTCGCGGTGGTGTCCCGCCACGAGGTCGGCGGTGCCTGGGCGGTCGTGTTCGTCGCGGCTCATGATTGCGTCCTCATTCCGGGGTGGTGCGGCGTGTCGTGCCGCTCGGGCGAGTCGACCTCGAGCAGTTCGTCGAACAGCGCGCGGTAGTGGATGACGGCCTGCCGGCGGCCCTCGGTATCGACCTCGCCGCGGTGATCCCGCTCGGCGATCGCGTGGGCCGCGCGGTAGTGCTCGACCACGCCGGGGTGGTGCACGGAGATGTCGGCCGCGCTGCGCTCGAAGTCGCCCATCGGGTAGCCGCGCTTTTGCATCAGGTCGCGCACCAGCGCGTCCGCCTCGGCCAGCGCGCCCTGCGGGTTGTCGACGAAGCGCGCCTGCACCGAGCGCCAGGCCTGGGTGAAGCGCTGCGCGTCGTCGGCCGAGAGCGGCACGATGTTCAGCTTGTCGACCCGCTTGCGGCGGGCCATCAGTTCCGCCTCGGCCTTGTCGCGGCTGCCGAGGGTTTCGACCGTGCGGCCGTACTCCGGCCCGAAGTCGCGCTGCAGGTGGCTCGATTGCCTCTTGCGCCACAACAGCACCAGGGCGACGGCGACCAGGGCAAGGATCACCAGCCCCACCAACAACGACTCAGTGTCCATGGAAGGCTCCTGTGTGAGGGGGACACTTCCAACGTAGGCAAAGGCCACGGCCGCGACTGTCGGAGCAGGCGACGCGCGGGCATGGCCGCGCGGTCCCGTGGACGGTAGGACGGGTCCGGCCTGATGCGCGCCTCGCCCGACCTGCTGAGCCGCGCCGGCTCAGGCGTCGCGCTGGATCAGCTCGATCTTGTACCCGTCGGGATCGGTGACGAAGGCGATCACGGTGCTGCCGCCCTTCACCGGCCCGGGCTCGCGCGTGATGCTGCCGCCGGCCGCGCGGATCCTGTCGCAGGCCGCGTAGACGTCGGGCACGCCCAGCGCGATGTGGCCGTAAGCCGTGCCCATCTCGTAGCTGGACACGCCGTGGTTGTAGGTGAGCTCGATCTCGGCATGCTCGGGGTTGGTGCCGTAGCCGACGAAGGCCAGCGAGTACTTCTGCTCGGGCCGCTCGGTGATGCGCAGCAGCTTCATGCCGAGTACGCGGGTGTAGAAGTCGATCGACCGCTGCAGGTCGCCGACGCGCAGCATGGTGTGGAGGAGTCGCATGGCGCGATTATCCGCAGGCCCGTTCGATCGCGCCGACGCCGCGCATGGGCCGTTTCCCACGCCGCCCCGCGCGCGGCGGTGTCAGAGTGGCGCATGGCTTCCGGTTGGACCCGCCGCGGTTTCGGTGCGCTCACGGCCGCGCTGGCCGCAGGCGGAAAGACGTGGGCCCAGGAGGGCCGCATGTTCACGATCCACACCTTCGGCGACTCCATCCTCGACTGTGCCCGCTACAACGACCGCGGCGTGCACCCCGGCCAGCTAATCGTGCGCAACGACGATTCGCTGTTCCCCGATTTCAGGGGCCGCGACGTGGCTTCGCAGCGGCCGGCCCGGCTCGACCACCGCGCGGTCGACGGGGCGACGGTCGAGGGCCTGGCTTCGCAGACGAGGGGGCTCGCGCCGGACGACAGCGGTGTCGCGCTGCTCACCATCGGCGGCAACGACCTGCTGCGCGGGCTGGCCTCGGATTCAGGCCCGGGCTTGCGGCGGTTCGAATCGCGGCTCGACGTTTTCCTTCGCGGCCTGCGCGTCGGCCCGGTGCTGATCGGGACCGTGTACGACCCGAC from the Ramlibacter henchirensis genome contains:
- a CDS encoding nucleotidyltransferase, whose translation is MSTTPLAPSLEEEVLPETAAFYRRALTVLTEAGVPFLVGGAFAHACYTGIRRSTKDLDLFIRREDYERVAALMQAEGWRSELTYPHWLAKVYAGQDFIDLIFNSGNGVTPVDGRWFHDNPEADVLGVPVRVANMEDSLLSKAFIMERERYDGADIAHLLQVNAERLDWPSLLDRFGGNWRVLLAHLTLFGFIYPGERHHVPAWVMEELMSRLATEIRQPPAQDPHICAGTLLSREQYLHDIEQLGYVDGRLTPASTMTPEDVTHWTEAIPARQAEPEVPTVPAPKAVAAAAAHEIPPQ
- a CDS encoding sensor histidine kinase: MDLNETNPSSASIDQRLQLLVEAVVDYGIFLLDPDGRIVSWNSGAQKLKGWTREEILGRHFSIFYPPDAVARGWPDEELRRAIAGGRFEDEGWRVRKDGTRFWANVVITALHDPTTGELAGFAKVTRDLTERRRHEEELTASEERLRLLVDSISDHAVFMLDAEGRIQSWNRGAELINGYTGSEIVGKHFSVFFSLEDRRAGKPARELEQARNHGVFEDEGWRIRKDGSRFWGKVVVRTVYGRDGELVGFAKVTQDLSLQRRLEEMEQSTQRTNEFLAMLAHELRNPLAPIRNAVTILQKIDAQVPEQVRKLRDIIDRQAAQLTRLVDDLLDVSRLATGKIKLRHELVDIGDVVARSIETARPLIEARRHQLEQVGPSEHLLVDGDSTRLAQVLQNLLVNAAKYTPEGGQISVSARRTGNAVEVAVQDNGRGIAPHELDRIFELFAQGDGDHAGDSGLGVGLALARALVQMHGGSMKAQSEGPGRGSTFSFRLPLAPVSAH
- a CDS encoding metallophosphoesterase family protein, translated to MPKPKSASSIRFAAVGDIHVTKDHAGTLRDFFAQASDAADVLLLCGDLTDYGTAEEAKVLADELGSVSVPIVAVLGNHDHESGTPEKVREILTHAGVRVLDGEACEIEGVGIAGAKGFAGGFGRGSLGSWGEPAIKLFVKEALNEAMKLEAALAKLRTSRRIALLHYSPIAGTVQGEPPEIFPFLGSSRLEDPLLRYPVDAVFHGHAHRGTIEARTVNGVPVYNVARPLLLRKRPGQAPFWLFELPREEAAAAAPAEAATTT
- a CDS encoding ATP-binding protein translates to MVPASDPTGSRFDAITRALAHIAWITDAEGHFTAPQPTWSAYTGQPWEEHQALGWQKAIHPDDLQAMWQGWLSARANRSLFIAEGRMWHAPTGRWRFFEVRAVPNTDEQGEIRQWIGTCIDVHDRRTAEQAMRVADRRKDEFMAVLAHELRNPLAPIRNAVHVLKVCRDDDARSAWARSIIERQVDQMSRLLEDLLDVTRIARGKLEVRRERVDLNESLERAIETSRPILDAHGHRFHAQLPQEPMLVEGDAPRLAQVFANLLNNAAKYTDRGGEVGLLAGVEDGQAVVRVRDNGMGIEASMLPHLFRMYSQAGPARERAQGGLGIGLSLVRGLVEMQGGTVEARSEGPGRGSEFIVRLPLLHAIAPAPRPPEREASPERLRVLVADDNHDAAQTLAVLLEVMGHEVRVAVDGQEAVETAFSFAPDVVLLDIGMPRMDGYAAARRIREKLPGTMQIAITGWGRREDMREAAAAGFDHHLVKPVDPDQLARLLATVQRPSPADAPH
- a CDS encoding 4-hydroxyphenylacetate 3-hydroxylase family protein, encoding MNISDTAPTQAPLMSGDDYRESLRRLKPTVYVDGRLVESVADDPALQPGVNALAYTYDFARNADYAPVALATQASRNRVVNRMLHVNDSAGDLLNKLEAVRLLCQETGCAQRYLAHDALNALAQVTAHIDDARVGNEHRSRFQAYLERFQDEDLTLGIAMTDAKGDRSKRPHQQANPDTYVHVVERNARGIVISGTKAIVTGAPYMHEFLVMPSRNMTEADRDFAVCCAVPVDANGITIVSRPAGRPGEKLEHGSAHFSRRYGQSTAVVVFDRVFVPWERVFYEGEWEHSQVLTYSYATHHRHSCIAARAGFGDLLIGAGALMCEANGFDPGEKSNLREPMVELIKITEGFFACGVAASVYGTQDPHSGSFMPEPVFANIGKLLLATQIYDMHRLAHEVSGGLIVALPGPDEDHNPATGATLTEVLRANPSVPYDKRIEVARFLEDLTASYQGGWYSLISLHGGGSPAAMKQEIWRNYPVGNKVDLVERLLERGVLAQEGRAITKNRQPGRCCDTGCTTPGQPVMVPLPAPRKPD
- a CDS encoding DNA topoisomerase IB — its product is MKEERIDETAPAVDPVEAARSAGLAYVTDEEPGLRREAVRDGFTYLRPNGSEVRDEQTLQRIRKLAIPPAWTEVWICPSADGHLQATGRDARGRKQYRYHPRFREVREETKYEHMLEFARALPALRERVAGHMGLRGLPREKVLATVVHLLETTLIRVGNDDYARDNKSYGLTTLRDKHVSIEGGQLRFEFKGKSGKTWRLQVQNRRVAKVVRACQELPGQRLFQYHDDEGELREVTSSDVNAYLREITGRDITAKDFRTWAGTVMAALALQEVERVDTQAAMKKNVRTAVERVAARLGNTPAICRKCYVHPEVFAAYAEGELLLEIERRAERELRDQAALRPEESAVLALLQSRLERTLEGQLGRSLVALNEKKKKQARPRKTRRVAAETAH
- a CDS encoding DUF2917 domain-containing protein; protein product: MKIDNPGRFAMLRRTLLELPRGELQVGCSSGSLWLTLDHDPRDIVLEAGERISLDGARRVLAYALEDAVLEVMPSRVPVEARGSVWLRPALQAA
- a CDS encoding GNAT family N-acetyltransferase, producing MTQPTVRRNAGRRRFEAEAGGKVVGFLDYRESGDRLDLVHTEVAPEHQGRGFGERIVKFALDEAQREGRKVLPSCSFVAAFIERHPQYQPLVVD